One part of the Moraxella sp. FZFQ2102 genome encodes these proteins:
- a CDS encoding DNA translocase FtsK 4TM domain-containing protein, whose product MKTFEQKIQQNPTVRYWRKKLPSLRQLVLGTIGVAAFGYLFVSLLSYNPADPAWSHVSSETSVTNVGGAMGAWISDILRTFFGWAAWLCVLFLAYELLRLIGFRTKVMWPIRLLAYGSLMSSVAALVALGVSLHNETLAPVIGGVFGFEMQSALRAVIGQAGTAAFFLLFTMIVAGLTFEIRWRSVFVWFWQWLLPSRQKSADKQDATDVLLLDECDEEEQDAEAVVHQPHDHRGAFESFVKHSGVQDDLKAILANEAQGETKPANESRFSQIARQAISKSFLGGRSQADTAKTATAEPAIADDTPSTSQNQTVAKSITKSATKPAPAQTNTHDDADDVITAKVDPSASANPAFDMTYSDKADADFADESWVDDDWQDSDWQDDMADQHATKPIARAHTQAHSADDINDFAIDDVDEDDELSAAEPAKPKSRAMDTLSYRLSLTPIPELDLLDLPEYDNKPVVSEAELAQASELLEIKLQEFNIKANVISAMVGPVVTRFEVDLAPGVKASRVSRVAQDLARSMSKASLRVVEVIPGKPYIGIEVPNKEREMVRLIELLDTPDFRDPDKQIAIAVGKDIGGKPVIADLAKAPHMLVAGTTGSGKSVLVNSFLLSMLLKYTPDELKLVLIDPKQLELANYGDIPHLLTPVITDMKDAVAALTWCVNEMERRYQLMSKLRVRKISEFNKKVENAERAGEPIYDPLWQINDSVSQSKPPKLKPLPTIVIVADEFADMIMQLGKTAEEPIVRLAQKARAAGIHLLLATQRPTVNVVTGLIKANVPARVALRVNSKVDSRTIIEEGGAEDMLGHGDMMFIGPGKNNPERMHGAYVDDDEVNRVCDAWRERGAPDYIDLSDSYTFEGEGSGEMGSGGVGADELYEAAAAFVVETRKPSISAVQRKFSVGYNRAARLLDQMEERGLVSAMDHSGKRQLLL is encoded by the coding sequence ATGAAAACTTTTGAACAAAAGATACAGCAAAATCCCACCGTTCGCTATTGGCGCAAAAAGCTCCCAAGTCTAAGACAACTGGTGCTTGGCACAATCGGCGTGGCGGCGTTCGGCTATCTGTTCGTAAGCCTGCTGTCGTACAATCCTGCCGATCCTGCGTGGTCGCATGTCAGCTCTGAGACGAGCGTGACCAATGTCGGTGGGGCGATGGGTGCATGGATTTCGGATATTTTGCGCACCTTTTTTGGGTGGGCGGCGTGGCTGTGCGTGCTGTTTTTGGCGTATGAATTGTTGCGCTTGATCGGTTTTCGCACCAAGGTGATGTGGCCGATTCGCTTGCTTGCCTATGGGTCGCTGATGAGTTCGGTGGCGGCACTCGTGGCATTGGGTGTCAGTCTGCACAATGAAACGCTTGCACCTGTCATCGGTGGCGTATTCGGATTTGAGATGCAATCGGCACTGCGCGCGGTGATTGGACAAGCAGGAACGGCGGCGTTTTTTCTGCTATTTACCATGATCGTGGCAGGGCTGACCTTTGAGATTCGTTGGCGATCGGTGTTTGTATGGTTTTGGCAATGGTTATTGCCATCGCGCCAAAAATCTGCGGATAAACAAGACGCTACCGATGTGCTGCTTCTGGATGAGTGTGATGAAGAAGAACAAGATGCCGAAGCGGTGGTGCATCAGCCGCATGATCATCGCGGCGCGTTTGAGAGTTTTGTTAAGCATTCAGGTGTCCAAGATGATCTAAAAGCCATCTTGGCAAATGAAGCACAAGGCGAGACCAAGCCTGCAAATGAATCGCGCTTTAGCCAAATCGCCCGCCAAGCGATCTCTAAATCGTTCTTGGGCGGTCGCAGTCAAGCTGATACCGCAAAGACAGCCACTGCCGAGCCTGCGATTGCTGATGATACGCCATCGACAAGCCAAAATCAGACAGTCGCCAAATCAATCACCAAATCAGCTACCAAACCTGCACCAGCACAGACGAATACGCATGATGATGCAGATGATGTCATTACGGCGAAAGTTGATCCATCAGCGTCTGCCAATCCTGCATTTGATATGACTTACTCTGATAAGGCAGATGCTGACTTTGCTGATGAGTCGTGGGTGGATGATGATTGGCAAGATAGCGATTGGCAAGATGATATGGCTGATCAGCACGCCACAAAGCCTATCGCGCGCGCTCATACGCAAGCGCACAGTGCTGATGATATCAATGATTTTGCTATTGATGATGTGGATGAAGATGATGAATTGTCAGCGGCAGAACCAGCCAAGCCAAAATCACGCGCCATGGACACGCTCAGCTATCGCTTGAGCCTGACACCAATTCCTGAGCTTGATTTGCTTGATCTACCTGAATATGACAATAAACCTGTGGTGAGTGAAGCAGAGCTTGCCCAAGCATCAGAACTGCTTGAGATCAAGCTACAAGAATTTAACATCAAAGCCAATGTCATCTCTGCGATGGTCGGTCCTGTGGTGACGCGCTTTGAAGTGGATCTGGCACCAGGTGTCAAGGCAAGCCGTGTCAGCCGTGTGGCGCAGGACCTTGCACGCTCGATGTCTAAGGCATCGCTACGCGTCGTTGAAGTCATTCCTGGTAAGCCATACATCGGTATCGAAGTGCCGAATAAAGAGCGCGAGATGGTGCGCTTGATTGAACTGCTTGATACGCCAGATTTTCGCGATCCTGATAAGCAAATCGCCATCGCTGTCGGTAAAGACATCGGCGGTAAACCTGTGATCGCTGACCTTGCCAAAGCACCGCATATGCTCGTGGCTGGTACGACAGGTTCAGGTAAGTCGGTTTTGGTAAACTCATTCCTACTCTCGATGCTGCTCAAATACACACCAGATGAGCTAAAATTGGTGTTAATTGACCCGAAACAGCTTGAGCTTGCCAACTATGGCGATATTCCACATCTATTGACCCCTGTGATTACCGATATGAAAGATGCGGTGGCGGCACTGACTTGGTGTGTCAATGAAATGGAGCGCCGCTATCAGCTGATGAGCAAACTGCGCGTGCGTAAGATCAGTGAATTTAACAAAAAAGTAGAAAATGCCGAGCGTGCAGGCGAGCCGATTTATGATCCGCTGTGGCAGATCAATGACAGCGTCAGCCAGTCTAAGCCACCAAAATTAAAGCCATTGCCGACTATCGTCATCGTCGCTGATGAATTTGCGGATATGATTATGCAGCTTGGCAAGACTGCCGAAGAGCCAATCGTCCGCCTTGCCCAAAAAGCGCGTGCAGCAGGCATTCATTTATTACTTGCCACTCAGCGTCCGACTGTGAATGTCGTCACAGGTCTGATCAAGGCGAATGTGCCAGCGCGCGTTGCCTTGCGTGTCAATTCAAAAGTCGATAGCCGTACCATCATCGAAGAAGGTGGCGCAGAAGATATGCTCGGTCATGGCGATATGATGTTCATTGGACCGGGTAAAAATAACCCTGAGCGTATGCACGGCGCTTATGTTGATGATGATGAAGTGAACCGCGTCTGTGATGCGTGGCGTGAGCGTGGCGCACCTGACTATATCGATTTGTCTGACAGCTATACTTTTGAAGGTGAAGGCAGTGGCGAGATGGGCAGTGGTGGCGTCGGCGCGGATGAGCTGTACGAAGCGGCGGCGGCGTTTGTCGTGGAGACACGCAAACCATCGATCTCAGCAGTGCAGCGTAAATTCAGCGTCGGCTATAACCGTGCTGCGCGTCTGCTTGACCAAATGGAAGAGCGCGGCTTGGTCTCGGCGATGGACCACAGCGGTAAGCGTCAGCTATTGCTATAG
- the trxB gene encoding thioredoxin-disulfide reductase: MSNHHRLIILGSGPAGYSAAVYAARANLKPVIITGLQVGGQLTTTTEVDNWPGDAHGLTGNGLMDRMKAHAERFGTELVYDHINQVDLQNRPFTLTGDNGTYTCDALIIATGATAQYLGLESEQKFMGQGVSACATCDGFFYKNQKVVVIGGGNTAVEEALYLSNIASEVTLIHRRDSLRSEKILQDQLFEKATNGNIKIEWNHQVKEVVGDEMGVTGVIIESTVDGSTKQLDIMGMFVAIGHKPNTGLFEGQLAMKDGYIVVNSGLNGNATATSVEGVFAAGDVADHIYRQAITSAGTGCMAALDAEKYLDALA; this comes from the coding sequence ATGTCAAACCATCACCGCTTAATCATCCTAGGCTCAGGGCCTGCTGGCTATTCAGCCGCTGTCTATGCTGCACGCGCCAATCTAAAACCTGTCATCATTACAGGTCTGCAGGTCGGCGGTCAGCTGACCACCACCACCGAAGTCGATAACTGGCCGGGTGATGCACATGGCTTGACTGGTAATGGTCTGATGGATCGTATGAAAGCACACGCCGAACGCTTTGGCACTGAGCTTGTCTATGATCACATCAACCAAGTTGATCTACAAAACCGCCCATTTACCCTAACTGGCGATAACGGCACTTATACCTGTGATGCACTGATTATCGCAACGGGTGCGACCGCTCAGTATCTAGGGCTAGAATCTGAACAAAAATTCATGGGTCAAGGCGTCTCTGCTTGTGCGACTTGTGATGGTTTTTTCTATAAAAATCAAAAAGTTGTAGTTATCGGTGGTGGTAATACCGCTGTCGAAGAAGCACTGTATCTATCCAATATCGCAAGTGAAGTGACTTTGATTCATCGTCGTGATAGCCTGCGTTCTGAAAAAATCCTACAAGATCAACTGTTTGAAAAAGCCACTAACGGCAATATCAAGATCGAGTGGAATCATCAAGTCAAAGAAGTCGTCGGTGATGAGATGGGCGTCACAGGTGTCATTATCGAATCGACCGTCGATGGCAGCACCAAACAGCTTGACATCATGGGTATGTTCGTCGCCATCGGACATAAGCCAAACACAGGCTTGTTCGAAGGTCAGTTGGCGATGAAAGATGGCTATATCGTCGTCAATAGCGGTCTAAATGGCAATGCGACCGCAACGAGTGTCGAAGGCGTCTTTGCCGCTGGTGATGTCGCCGATCATATCTATCGCCAAGCCATCACCTCAGCTGGCACAGGCTGTATGGCAGCGTTGGATGCTGAGAAGTATTTAGACGCTTTGGCATAA
- the aat gene encoding leucyl/phenylalanyl-tRNA--protein transferase has protein sequence MTDIHSAADHLLRLHALADTCPFDFTGAMAQSVDGFLGTGGDLSAPTLLHAYRSGVFPWFNHDDPICWWSPDVRCVLMPDQFTPSKSLIRTAKKQPWTHTTNLAFDAVINACSQPRSYTDETWIGDTMKSAYADLHTLGVAVSVEIWEGAPLDSELIGGLYGVNIGAIFCGESMFHRRTDASKIAFWGLMHLCQQAGITLVDCQLENPHLMSLGAQLLPRAGFLDCLKALTQARVQGLGDEKFFLPVGDLIHRR, from the coding sequence ATGACCGACATTCATTCTGCTGCCGATCACTTATTACGCTTGCACGCGCTTGCCGATACTTGCCCGTTTGATTTTACAGGGGCGATGGCGCAGTCGGTGGATGGCTTTCTTGGCACGGGCGGTGATCTGTCTGCGCCTACCTTGCTTCATGCTTATCGCTCAGGCGTGTTTCCGTGGTTCAATCATGATGATCCGATCTGCTGGTGGTCACCTGATGTGCGCTGTGTACTCATGCCTGATCAATTCACGCCAAGCAAATCCCTAATCCGCACTGCCAAAAAACAGCCTTGGACACATACAACCAACCTTGCCTTTGATGCTGTCATCAATGCCTGCAGTCAGCCGCGCAGTTATACCGATGAGACTTGGATCGGCGATACGATGAAGTCAGCCTACGCAGATTTGCACACGCTTGGTGTAGCGGTAAGCGTTGAGATTTGGGAAGGCGCGCCGCTTGATAGCGAGCTGATCGGCGGCTTATATGGCGTGAATATCGGCGCGATATTTTGTGGCGAGAGTATGTTTCACAGACGCACCGATGCATCAAAGATCGCCTTTTGGGGTTTGATGCATCTGTGTCAGCAGGCGGGCATTACACTTGTCGATTGCCAATTGGAAAATCCGCATCTGATGAGCTTAGGCGCGCAATTATTGCCAAGAGCAGGGTTTTTAGATTGCCTAAAAGCACTCACCCAAGCTCGTGTACAAGGCTTGGGTGATGAGAAATTTTTCTTGCCAGTTGGTGACTTAATCCATCGTCGATAG
- a CDS encoding multidrug effflux MFS transporter — MSKATQRQATDAPFPVLWVMMLGVMVAIGPLAIDMYLPALPRMADDFGVSVGNISKSVPAYFIGLVLGQLFYGPFSDRVGRVKPMYLGMTIFIAASIVCATTDHEYVLFAARTVQALGACVTGVVTRAAIRDTLNPVQSARAFSLMVLVMGVAPILAPSLGAAILQVTDWHAVFWFLAGYGVLLIVLTKFFLKETLQPENRNTQPITATLSQYVDLCKDKTFIIPALAAGLLQGAFFIYLSASSELFMVNFGLTEQQFAIAFGANAFGFIALTQVNQFLTKRFRLVQLLRFGAAIQLIAASCLLVLGLMFGGEANLVLVFLSIFCCIAGLGFTQPNAGAIALAYQKHRAGMASALQGSLQFSVGIFGGLLIGLFDLNVVPRLGIVIFALVFIGALLVYRLDPKLDLSTMD, encoded by the coding sequence ATGAGTAAAGCAACACAACGACAAGCGACCGACGCGCCATTTCCCGTGTTGTGGGTGATGATGCTTGGCGTGATGGTCGCCATTGGACCATTGGCGATCGATATGTACTTGCCTGCTTTGCCGCGCATGGCGGATGACTTTGGGGTGAGTGTCGGTAATATTTCTAAGTCTGTTCCTGCTTATTTCATTGGGTTGGTGCTTGGGCAGTTGTTCTATGGTCCGTTCAGTGATCGGGTGGGGCGTGTCAAGCCGATGTATCTTGGCATGACGATTTTTATTGCGGCATCCATCGTCTGCGCCACGACCGATCATGAATATGTGCTGTTTGCTGCGCGTACGGTGCAGGCTTTGGGCGCGTGCGTGACAGGGGTGGTGACGCGTGCGGCAATTCGTGATACGCTCAATCCTGTGCAGTCGGCGCGTGCGTTTAGTCTGATGGTGCTGGTGATGGGCGTTGCGCCGATTCTTGCGCCTAGTTTGGGTGCGGCGATTTTACAAGTAACCGACTGGCACGCGGTGTTTTGGTTCTTGGCAGGTTATGGCGTTTTATTGATTGTTTTGACTAAGTTTTTTTTAAAGGAAACTTTACAGCCTGAAAACCGCAATACACAGCCGATCACCGCGACACTGTCGCAATATGTAGATCTGTGCAAAGACAAAACCTTTATCATTCCAGCTTTGGCGGCAGGGTTGTTACAAGGTGCATTTTTCATTTACCTGTCGGCATCTAGCGAATTATTCATGGTGAATTTCGGTCTGACCGAGCAGCAGTTCGCCATCGCCTTTGGTGCCAATGCCTTTGGATTTATCGCTTTGACGCAGGTCAATCAATTCTTGACCAAGCGATTTCGTCTGGTGCAGCTACTAAGATTCGGCGCGGCAATTCAGCTGATCGCGGCAAGCTGCTTATTGGTATTGGGGCTGATGTTTGGCGGTGAAGCCAATCTTGTTTTGGTGTTTTTGAGCATTTTTTGTTGTATCGCAGGGCTTGGCTTTACGCAGCCGAACGCAGGCGCGATCGCACTGGCTTATCAAAAGCACCGCGCCGGTATGGCAAGTGCATTACAAGGCTCGCTACAATTTTCGGTGGGGATCTTCGGCGGTCTGTTAATTGGCTTGTTTGATCTAAATGTCGTGCCGCGACTGGGCATTGTGATTTTTGCCTTGGTCTTCATTGGTGCGCTGTTGGTGTATCGACTTGATCCTAAGCTTGATCTATCGACGATGGATTAA
- the mraY gene encoding phospho-N-acetylmuramoyl-pentapeptide-transferase, with amino-acid sequence MLYWLLQQTDIAIGSLTLRALLAVITALIIVILGGKPVINYLRTLKYGQAVRDDGPKTHLAKQGTPTMGGVLILVAIGLATLAWADLSNPYVWILMVVMVIFGAVGWADDWLKIKHKNPQGLIARKKYFWLSVGSLFAGVSLYLLAREQDAATMIAMQDMLIPLFKDVVIPFSALPLGIGFIIATYFVLAGSSNAVNLTDGLDGLVILPVVMVAAGLGVFAYISGSANYADYMHVPHIAYNAEVTIVCASIIGAGLGFLWYNAAPADVFMGDVGALSLGGMLGTIAVMTRQELAFAIMGGIFVAEALSVILQVGSYRLRKKRIFLMAPLHHHFEEMGLKETKVVARFYIVCIILVVLGLMTLKLR; translated from the coding sequence ATGCTTTATTGGCTATTACAACAAACAGACATCGCCATTGGGTCATTGACCTTGCGCGCCCTGCTTGCGGTAATTACAGCATTGATTATCGTGATTTTGGGTGGTAAGCCTGTGATCAATTATTTACGCACGCTAAAATATGGTCAGGCGGTGCGTGATGATGGACCAAAAACTCACCTTGCCAAGCAAGGCACACCGACGATGGGTGGCGTGCTGATTTTGGTGGCGATTGGTCTTGCGACTTTGGCGTGGGCGGATCTGTCTAATCCTTATGTGTGGATTTTGATGGTGGTGATGGTCATTTTTGGCGCTGTCGGCTGGGCGGATGACTGGCTAAAAATCAAGCACAAAAACCCACAAGGCTTGATCGCACGCAAGAAGTATTTTTGGCTGTCGGTCGGATCGCTGTTTGCAGGTGTGTCACTGTATCTGCTTGCCAGAGAGCAAGATGCCGCGACAATGATCGCCATGCAAGATATGCTGATTCCGCTGTTTAAAGATGTAGTGATTCCATTTTCGGCACTGCCTTTGGGTATTGGGTTTATCATTGCGACTTATTTTGTGCTGGCAGGCTCGTCAAATGCTGTGAACCTTACTGATGGCTTGGATGGTCTGGTGATTTTGCCAGTGGTGATGGTTGCCGCAGGGCTTGGGGTGTTTGCTTATATCTCAGGGTCGGCCAACTATGCAGACTATATGCATGTGCCGCACATCGCTTATAATGCTGAAGTGACCATCGTCTGTGCGTCGATCATTGGTGCAGGTCTTGGGTTTTTGTGGTATAACGCTGCGCCTGCCGATGTCTTTATGGGCGATGTTGGTGCGCTGTCATTGGGCGGTATGCTTGGTACGATCGCGGTGATGACGCGCCAAGAGCTTGCCTTTGCCATCATGGGCGGTATCTTTGTTGCTGAAGCATTGTCGGTGATTTTGCAAGTTGGCTCGTATCGCCTGCGTAAAAAACGCATTTTCCTGATGGCACCGCTGCATCATCATTTTGAAGAAATGGGGCTTAAAGAAACCAAAGTCGTCGCGCGATTCTACATCGTCTGTATTATTTTGGTGGTTTTAGGTTTGATGACTTTAAAATTAAGATAA
- the murF gene encoding UDP-N-acetylmuramoyl-tripeptide--D-alanyl-D-alanine ligase, which produces MTISTADNGAYVWQAETLKQATQGTWHKLNDAVIQATRIITDTRKVAAGDVFLAIKGDRFDAHEFVNTAKENGAVALIVEHEVNCDLPQLVVKNTKLALGDLGKYRRDQHPDLTVVALTGSSGKTTTKEMIGAILSQIAPTLMTRGNLNNDLGVPMMLLELNDAQRFAVMELGANHLGEIAYTAGLVRPDVALVLNIGTAHLGEFGGRTNIARAKSEIYSALSDNGVAILPFADEFYQSLADEAAKFTELSLSFGEKSVPLNQAGLSDEDQAMLSAEGIESVLMMGDLFADDIETFATHCTFTLNTNIDIDEVESLPVRLPFIGEHNVANALAASAATFALGVDLPTIVKGLESAVAPKGRLTRIEFGAHTLIDDTYNANPTSMVAAAKVLEVEENTKILVLGDIFELGDAADDEHAKLGSELAGLVIDHVLTLGDHMAHTSSAINQVKPIATHFTDKPSLLAHLQDLLKNTNATVLFKGSRGMAMETLINDLTTI; this is translated from the coding sequence ATGACGATTTCCACCGCCGATAACGGTGCTTATGTCTGGCAAGCAGAGACGCTCAAGCAAGCCACGCAAGGCACATGGCATAAGCTTAATGATGCAGTAATTCAAGCAACACGCATCATCACTGACACGCGTAAAGTGGCAGCAGGTGATGTGTTTTTGGCGATCAAGGGTGATCGCTTCGATGCGCATGAGTTTGTCAATACTGCTAAAGAAAATGGCGCGGTGGCACTGATCGTTGAGCATGAAGTGAACTGTGATTTGCCGCAGCTTGTGGTCAAAAATACCAAGCTTGCCTTGGGTGATTTGGGTAAATATCGCCGTGATCAACATCCTGATCTGACCGTTGTGGCGTTGACGGGCTCAAGTGGTAAGACCACAACCAAAGAGATGATTGGCGCGATTTTAAGCCAAATTGCACCGACCTTGATGACGCGCGGCAATCTTAATAATGATCTTGGTGTGCCGATGATGCTGCTTGAGTTGAACGATGCACAGCGTTTTGCGGTGATGGAGCTTGGTGCGAATCACTTGGGTGAGATCGCTTATACCGCAGGTCTTGTGCGTCCTGATGTTGCGCTGGTGCTGAACATTGGCACGGCGCATTTGGGTGAGTTCGGTGGGCGTACCAATATCGCGCGTGCCAAGAGCGAGATTTATTCTGCGCTTAGCGACAATGGCGTGGCGATTTTACCATTTGCGGATGAGTTTTATCAAAGCTTGGCGGATGAAGCGGCGAAGTTTACCGAATTATCATTAAGCTTCGGTGAAAAATCTGTACCGCTTAATCAAGCGGGTTTAAGCGATGAAGATCAGGCGATGCTATCGGCTGAAGGCATCGAATCTGTGTTGATGATGGGTGATTTGTTCGCAGATGACATCGAGACTTTCGCCACGCATTGTACATTTACACTAAATACCAATATTGATATTGATGAAGTTGAAAGCTTGCCTGTGCGCCTACCATTCATCGGTGAGCATAATGTTGCTAATGCACTGGCGGCATCGGCAGCGACTTTTGCATTAGGCGTGGATTTGCCGACGATTGTTAAGGGCTTAGAGTCTGCGGTAGCACCAAAAGGACGATTGACGCGTATTGAATTTGGCGCGCATACCTTGATTGATGATACTTATAACGCTAACCCAACTTCGATGGTCGCGGCTGCAAAAGTGCTAGAAGTAGAAGAGAATACCAAGATTTTGGTGCTTGGTGATATTTTTGAGCTGGGTGATGCTGCTGACGATGAACATGCCAAATTGGGCAGTGAGCTTGCAGGCTTAGTCATCGATCATGTGCTGACTTTGGGTGATCACATGGCACACACAAGCAGTGCGATCAATCAAGTAAAGCCGATTGCTACGCATTTCACCGACAAGCCAAGCTTACTTGCACATTTACAAGATTTATTAAAAAATACCAATGCGACCGTGCTATTTAAAGGCTCGCGTGGCATGGCAATGGAAACTTTGATTAACGATTTGACCACCATCTAA
- a CDS encoding UDP-N-acetylmuramoyl-L-alanyl-D-glutamate--2,6-diaminopimelate ligase, giving the protein MQFVTIQAVIDKAVNTSNTHAHALGAQQLSTWLKPVLDCQFDGFCLDSRKVAPHDGYVLLASTTADEAQNITNANRYLQAVKGVASFVISQIDTAKLDLGDIAIPVLYLPQIRTILGDLIAARLQLKQAVDLPTVIAVTGTNGKTTVSQLVAQLCQLSGIDAAVMGTAGNGRLDQLVQAANTTGDVLLVQEFIYQMALDGVKVIALEASSHGLDQYRLQGVPVAAAIYTNLSHDHLDYHKDMDDYRDAKAKLFDKTIFPTLQVGVVNGDAEYALFDYQSDRGYPVYRYSQKDSTADFFAQDVRPSLDGVVIDVQTPQGLMTVHSPLLGLFNVDNLMASMAAFVALFPKQAVNLPNLITRLIGARGRMQRAESQTGSFIVDYAHTPDALVQVLSSLRKHCEGKLVAVFGCGGDRDRTKRPLMTRAGLDYADQVILTADNPRSEEPAAILNDMQQGLSCEDHYKILIEADRKKAIELAVKSAGDQDIIVIAGKGHETYQEIKGVRYDFDDLAILTELLQRYHK; this is encoded by the coding sequence ATGCAATTTGTCACCATTCAAGCCGTCATCGACAAGGCTGTTAATACATCCAATACCCATGCGCATGCACTAGGCGCACAGCAGCTATCTACATGGCTTAAGCCTGTGTTGGATTGTCAATTTGATGGATTTTGCCTAGACAGTCGTAAAGTTGCGCCACATGATGGCTATGTGCTGCTTGCCAGTACCACTGCCGATGAAGCGCAAAACATCACCAATGCCAATCGTTATCTGCAAGCGGTCAAAGGCGTGGCAAGCTTTGTCATCAGCCAAATTGACACTGCCAAGCTTGATTTGGGCGACATCGCTATCCCTGTGCTGTATTTACCGCAGATTCGTACGATTCTGGGGGATTTGATCGCCGCGCGTTTACAGCTAAAGCAAGCGGTTGATTTGCCAACGGTCATCGCAGTGACTGGCACCAATGGCAAGACGACGGTCAGTCAGTTGGTGGCGCAGCTGTGCCAATTATCAGGCATTGATGCAGCGGTGATGGGGACGGCGGGCAATGGTCGCCTTGATCAATTGGTACAAGCAGCAAATACCACAGGCGATGTGCTATTGGTGCAAGAATTTATTTACCAAATGGCGCTCGATGGCGTGAAAGTCATCGCTCTTGAAGCCAGCTCGCATGGGCTGGATCAATATCGCTTGCAGGGTGTGCCTGTGGCGGCGGCGATTTATACCAATTTATCGCATGATCATTTGGATTATCATAAGGATATGGATGATTATCGCGATGCCAAAGCCAAGCTGTTTGACAAGACAATTTTCCCAACCTTACAAGTCGGCGTGGTCAATGGCGATGCCGAATACGCGCTGTTTGATTACCAAAGCGATCGCGGTTATCCAGTTTATCGCTACAGCCAAAAAGACAGCACAGCAGATTTTTTTGCCCAAGATGTCCGCCCAAGTCTTGATGGGGTGGTGATCGATGTGCAGACCCCACAAGGGCTGATGACGGTACATAGCCCATTGCTTGGCTTATTTAATGTCGATAATCTGATGGCAAGCATGGCGGCATTTGTAGCACTATTTCCTAAGCAGGCGGTCAATTTGCCAAATCTGATTACAAGGCTTATCGGTGCGCGTGGGCGAATGCAGCGCGCCGAGTCACAGACAGGCTCATTCATCGTCGATTATGCGCACACGCCTGATGCTTTGGTGCAGGTCTTATCAAGCCTTCGCAAGCACTGTGAAGGCAAGCTTGTGGCGGTGTTCGGCTGTGGCGGCGATCGCGATCGCACCAAGCGTCCGCTGATGACACGCGCAGGGCTTGATTATGCCGATCAAGTGATTTTGACTGCGGACAATCCACGCTCAGAAGAGCCTGCCGCCATCCTAAATGATATGCAGCAAGGCTTAAGCTGTGAAGACCATTACAAAATTCTCATCGAAGCCGACCGCAAAAAAGCGATAGAATTGGCGGTAAAATCTGCAGGCGATCAGGACATCATCGTCATCGCAGGTAAGGGCCATGAGACTTATCAAGAGATCAAAGGCGTGCGTTATGATTTCGATGACTTGGCGATTTTGACCGAGCTGTTGCAACGCTATCACAAATGA